In a single window of the Alphaproteobacteria bacterium LSUCC0684 genome:
- a CDS encoding polysaccharide deacetylase family protein — protein MMFCWRILLSLVFLSVSVAKAADHASVIMYHRFGETDLPSTNTTLDQLDAHLEELASGGYTVMPLVEITQRILAGESLPDRAVAITVDDAFLSFYKEAFPRLQRYGFPVTVFVATNAIDRGLKGYASWDQLREMQAAGVHFGSQSHTHPHMHMIDLEAARQEIEISNSRFLEELGLRPQLFAYPYGEYTPEVRDLIKSMGFLAAFGQHSGIMHITSNPYEFPRFAFNEDYGDLKRLKLALNALPIPVSDMTPSSMVLETNPPLSGFTVAEGIEPLSRLSCFASLMGKVKTIVLGRRIEIRLNGPITGNRGRINCTMPYVENGKDTGRWRWLGRQFLPK, from the coding sequence ATGATGTTCTGCTGGAGAATTCTGTTATCGTTGGTTTTTCTTTCGGTCAGTGTGGCAAAGGCGGCGGATCACGCCTCGGTCATCATGTATCACCGTTTCGGCGAGACTGATCTGCCATCAACCAATACCACTCTGGACCAGCTGGACGCGCATCTCGAAGAACTGGCTTCGGGCGGTTATACCGTTATGCCGCTGGTCGAAATCACCCAGCGCATCCTTGCCGGGGAATCTCTGCCGGATCGAGCCGTTGCCATCACCGTCGATGATGCGTTCCTGTCCTTTTACAAGGAAGCCTTTCCGCGGCTTCAGCGCTATGGTTTTCCTGTCACTGTCTTTGTGGCGACAAATGCGATCGATCGCGGGCTCAAAGGTTATGCCAGTTGGGACCAGCTCCGCGAAATGCAGGCCGCCGGTGTGCATTTTGGCAGCCAGTCACATACCCATCCACATATGCACATGATCGATCTTGAGGCCGCACGCCAGGAAATTGAAATTTCGAATTCAAGATTTCTCGAAGAACTGGGTCTTCGGCCGCAGCTCTTTGCCTATCCATATGGGGAATACACCCCCGAAGTCCGGGACCTGATCAAATCGATGGGTTTTCTGGCGGCGTTTGGCCAGCATTCCGGGATCATGCACATTACCAGCAACCCCTATGAATTTCCCCGCTTTGCATTTAACGAGGATTATGGCGATTTAAAGCGGCTCAAACTTGCGCTCAATGCCCTGCCTATCCCTGTATCGGACATGACCCCTTCCAGCATGGTGCTTGAGACAAATCCCCCGCTAAGCGGCTTTACGGTCGCAGAAGGAATTGAACCACTCAGTCGCTTGTCCTGTTTTGCATCCCTGATGGGCAAGGTGAAGACCATTGTTCTTGGCCGGCGCATCGAAATACGCCTCAACGGGCCGATTACCGGCAATCGCGGCCGCATCAACTGCACCATGCCTTATGTGGAAAACGGCAAGGACACCGGACGCTGGCGCTGGCTTGGCCGGCAGTTTCTGCCCAAGTAA
- a CDS encoding glucosaminidase domain-containing protein, which yields MAPHPNVDLQRILVLSSVGLVALKFLMIGVIGLKPPEFHGGASKLALNNLPSISENTSSADRRAQLEDMLAPIPELRWASPNKDFHLPDKNPSLAQTKPPSAGTTEIAPMPEPGIRVARVYLQTLPDLTSLGTDQRKDQFIAYMLPLLLRANEEIRQRQKLIRKTIAENDMDRLYQWAELYGIDTSGEDMETISRALAVRVNTVPVSLALAQAAVESGWGTSRFVAEGNALFGQWAWSLDAGIQPQEPRYENAVVRSFSSLFDSTRAYIHNLNTHYAYVDFRRKRLELSTPPTAEEINELVASLHPYSEEGDQYIDMLRTIIASNDLWIYDHAVLEEE from the coding sequence ATGGCACCTCATCCAAATGTTGATCTTCAGCGAATTCTTGTCCTGTCTTCCGTTGGGCTTGTCGCGCTCAAGTTTCTGATGATTGGCGTCATTGGCCTCAAGCCGCCGGAATTTCATGGCGGCGCCAGCAAATTGGCGCTGAACAATCTGCCATCGATATCGGAAAATACGTCTTCTGCGGATCGCCGCGCGCAGCTTGAAGACATGCTTGCCCCGATACCGGAATTGCGCTGGGCCAGTCCAAACAAGGATTTTCACCTTCCCGATAAAAATCCGTCTCTGGCGCAGACAAAACCTCCATCCGCCGGGACAACGGAGATAGCACCGATGCCCGAACCCGGGATACGAGTTGCCCGGGTTTATCTGCAGACACTGCCAGATCTGACGTCGCTTGGGACTGATCAGCGTAAGGATCAGTTCATCGCCTATATGCTGCCCCTGCTCCTAAGGGCAAACGAAGAAATAAGGCAGAGGCAGAAACTGATCCGCAAGACAATTGCTGAAAACGACATGGACCGGCTCTATCAATGGGCGGAGCTCTACGGAATTGATACATCCGGTGAGGATATGGAAACGATTTCCCGTGCCCTTGCCGTGCGGGTGAATACGGTCCCGGTTTCTCTTGCCCTTGCCCAGGCGGCGGTGGAATCCGGCTGGGGCACGTCACGGTTTGTTGCCGAAGGCAATGCGCTTTTTGGCCAGTGGGCCTGGTCGCTTGATGCCGGCATCCAGCCGCAGGAGCCAAGATACGAAAATGCGGTGGTCAGGTCTTTTTCCAGTCTCTTTGATTCCACTCGTGCCTATATCCACAACCTGAACACCCATTATGCCTATGTGGATTTCCGCCGCAAACGCCTTGAGCTCAGCACCCCGCCAACGGCGGAGGAAATCAACGAACTTGTAGCGAGCCTGCATCCCTATTCCGAGGAGGGGGATCAATATATCGACATGCTGCGGACGATTATCGCCAGCAATGATCTCTGGATTTACGATCACGCCGTTCTTGAGGAAGAGTGA
- a CDS encoding NifU family protein — MFIQTEDTPNPATLKFIPGLNVMEKGTAHFESVDDAANSPLGRRLFGVDGVTGVFLGSDFVSITKDDSREWFTIKPGVLAAIMEHYASGLPVIEAEDDLDDDSDDDETVKQIKHLLDTRVRPAVAMDGGDIVFKSFDEGVVTLYMRGACQGCPSSTATLKMGIENMLRHYIPEVQEVRADNG, encoded by the coding sequence ATGTTTATTCAGACAGAAGACACCCCGAATCCAGCAACACTCAAATTCATCCCGGGCCTGAATGTGATGGAAAAGGGCACGGCTCATTTTGAGTCCGTGGATGATGCCGCCAATTCGCCTCTTGGCCGCCGGCTCTTTGGTGTTGACGGCGTAACGGGCGTCTTTCTTGGCAGTGATTTTGTTTCCATCACGAAAGATGACAGCCGCGAATGGTTTACGATCAAGCCTGGTGTTCTGGCGGCGATCATGGAGCATTACGCCAGCGGTCTGCCGGTGATCGAAGCCGAAGATGATCTGGACGACGACAGCGACGATGATGAAACCGTCAAGCAGATCAAGCACCTTCTGGATACGCGGGTGCGTCCAGCCGTGGCCATGGATGGTGGAGATATCGTTTTCAAATCCTTCGATGAAGGTGTCGTTACGCTCTATATGCGCGGAGCCTGCCAGGGCTGCCCCAGTTCTACCGCCACGCTTAAGATGGGCATTGAAAACATGCTTCGTCACTATATTCCCGAGGTACAGGAAGTGCGCGCCGACAACGGCTGA
- the trpS gene encoding tryptophan--tRNA ligase: MVRRIFSGVQPTGNLHLGNYLGAIRNWVSLQEDSECIYCVVDLHAITVPQDPAVLTANTREVTAALLAAGIDAEKSVLFNQSCVPQHAELAWIFNCVARLGWLNRMTQFKEKAGKNRENATVGLYAYPTLMAADILAYRATHVPVGDDQKQHLELTRDIAQAFNAMFGEEFFPLPEPQILGAATRVMSLRDGSSKMSKSDPSDYSRITLLDDADAIMAKIRKAKTDPEPLPSEAEGLAARPEAQNLVSIYAALSNRDEADVLAEFGGQGFGVFKPALADLAISQLAPITSRMQALMDDPDHIDRILADGAERAHAISAPIMAEIRRLTGLLGKSLG; encoded by the coding sequence ATGGTGAGAAGAATTTTTTCCGGCGTTCAGCCAACAGGCAATCTGCATCTTGGCAACTATCTCGGGGCGATCCGGAACTGGGTCAGCCTGCAGGAAGATTCGGAATGCATTTACTGCGTTGTTGATCTGCATGCGATCACCGTTCCGCAGGATCCCGCTGTCCTGACGGCAAATACAAGGGAAGTTACCGCTGCCCTGCTGGCGGCTGGCATCGATGCCGAAAAATCTGTTCTCTTCAATCAGTCTTGCGTGCCGCAGCATGCGGAACTGGCCTGGATCTTCAATTGCGTCGCGCGGCTCGGCTGGCTCAACCGGATGACACAGTTCAAGGAAAAGGCAGGCAAGAACAGGGAAAACGCCACGGTGGGACTTTATGCCTACCCGACCCTGATGGCGGCGGATATTCTGGCCTATAGAGCAACGCATGTACCGGTTGGCGATGACCAGAAACAGCATCTCGAGCTGACCCGGGATATCGCCCAGGCCTTCAATGCCATGTTCGGTGAGGAGTTCTTCCCGCTTCCGGAGCCGCAGATTCTCGGCGCCGCTACACGGGTGATGAGTCTCAGGGATGGCAGCTCAAAAATGAGCAAGTCGGATCCCTCGGATTATTCCCGGATCACGCTGCTTGACGATGCGGATGCGATCATGGCGAAGATCCGCAAGGCAAAGACCGATCCTGAACCTTTGCCATCAGAAGCCGAAGGGCTTGCGGCACGTCCGGAAGCCCAGAATCTCGTTTCCATTTATGCTGCCTTGTCCAATCGGGATGAAGCGGATGTGCTGGCCGAGTTTGGCGGCCAGGGGTTTGGCGTGTTCAAGCCAGCTCTTGCCGATCTTGCCATCAGTCAGCTTGCGCCAATTACCAGCCGGATGCAGGCCCTTATGGATGATCCCGATCATATCGACCGGATTCTTGCGGATGGGGCTGAACGTGCCCATGCAATTTCGGCGCCGATCATGGCAGAAATCCGCCGTCTTACAGGGTTGCTTGGCAAAAGTCTTGGTTAG
- the murJ gene encoding murein biosynthesis integral membrane protein MurJ: MSSGKSLFGAVRQIGGLTALSRILGFMRDILLAVVLGGGPVADAFFVAFKLPNLFRRMTAEGAMTNAFLPAYAKAEKESPAAARRLAEEVQITLLWALVLITIVMELAMPLVITFLAPGFTDEGGRFETAVLLARITMPYLPMISLVALWAAITNASNHFFGGAAAPVLLNLVLMAGAVMAGLLAGVGAVPVAVAVPVAGLFQMVLLQRMLVRVDRLPRWMILPRISDAGRRMWRSFFSAAIGAGGMQINLLVDTILASLLPIGAISALYFADRIAQLPLGIIGIALGTALLPQLSRLEASGDGEAVIRTMGKAIYLGMFFALPAMAGAICLAEEIIGGLFAYGAFDPARITPVAEVLIAYGVGIPAFILAKIMQPAFYAAHDPKTPLKISFATILINLVASLLLMRVLGAAGLALATALASWVSVLVMGAILNRRGRLHFSSFKGLGRIALISLAMAAVIIMSKGFVLDAVAGIPFGRTFGLAGLVLIGGAVYFGLAGLAGALPREVERAESRA; the protein is encoded by the coding sequence ATGAGTAGCGGGAAAAGCCTTTTCGGTGCTGTTCGCCAGATTGGCGGGCTCACGGCACTGAGCCGGATACTGGGTTTCATGAGAGATATTCTGCTGGCGGTGGTGCTTGGCGGAGGCCCGGTGGCGGATGCGTTTTTCGTCGCCTTCAAGCTTCCCAATCTCTTCCGCCGCATGACTGCAGAAGGCGCGATGACCAATGCGTTTTTGCCAGCCTATGCCAAAGCCGAAAAAGAAAGCCCTGCCGCTGCAAGGCGTCTTGCCGAAGAAGTCCAGATCACCCTCCTTTGGGCATTGGTGCTGATCACCATCGTGATGGAACTGGCCATGCCGCTGGTCATCACGTTTCTGGCACCGGGGTTTACCGATGAAGGAGGCCGGTTTGAAACCGCCGTCCTGCTGGCCAGGATAACCATGCCGTATCTGCCCATGATATCACTGGTGGCGTTATGGGCGGCAATCACCAATGCCAGCAATCACTTTTTTGGCGGCGCGGCGGCGCCGGTGCTGCTTAATCTTGTGCTTATGGCCGGGGCGGTGATGGCGGGCCTTCTAGCCGGGGTTGGTGCCGTTCCGGTGGCTGTTGCCGTGCCGGTTGCGGGCCTGTTTCAGATGGTGCTGCTTCAACGCATGCTGGTCCGGGTTGATCGCCTGCCGCGCTGGATGATCCTGCCCCGGATCAGCGATGCAGGCCGCCGGATGTGGCGATCCTTCTTTTCGGCCGCGATAGGTGCGGGCGGGATGCAGATCAACCTTCTGGTCGATACGATCCTTGCATCTCTTCTGCCGATCGGGGCAATTTCGGCGCTGTATTTTGCTGATCGGATCGCCCAGCTTCCCCTCGGCATTATAGGGATTGCCCTTGGGACAGCCCTGCTGCCGCAGTTATCCCGCCTTGAAGCTTCCGGTGATGGGGAGGCCGTTATCCGGACAATGGGGAAGGCAATATATCTCGGGATGTTCTTTGCCTTGCCGGCGATGGCAGGGGCGATCTGTCTTGCCGAAGAGATCATTGGCGGGCTTTTTGCCTATGGCGCGTTTGATCCTGCCCGAATCACCCCCGTTGCAGAGGTGCTGATCGCCTATGGGGTCGGGATACCGGCTTTTATTCTGGCCAAGATCATGCAGCCCGCCTTCTATGCGGCGCATGATCCGAAAACACCCCTGAAGATCTCATTTGCAACAATCCTCATCAATCTTGTTGCCAGCCTTCTGCTGATGCGGGTGCTTGGTGCTGCCGGGCTGGCGCTGGCAACCGCGCTGGCGAGCTGGGTTTCGGTGCTGGTGATGGGGGCAATCCTGAACCGGCGGGGACGGCTTCATTTCAGCTCGTTCAAAGGTCTTGGCCGGATTGCATTGATCAGCCTTGCCATGGCGGCGGTAATCATTATGTCTAAGGGGTTTGTGCTGGATGCGGTGGCCGGGATTCCTTTTGGACGGACCTTCGGTCTTGCCGGGCTGGTGCTGATTGGCGGGGCGGTATATTTCGGTCTCGCCGGCCTTGCCGGAGCCCTCCCTCGAGAAGTCGAAAGGGCAGAAAGCAGGGCTTGA
- a CDS encoding [protein-PII] uridylyltransferase, with translation MTRPETKSPPWLKALNPSGYAATWFEGTGFAEKVEAEISAITALPEEDDFRPVMLTALKDLLTHGRELVEAAFREANDGALYVGGNALVLDALIRALFARITNGEEGELALVATGGYGRGELAPASDIDLLFLSSRQADKKITSQIETALYILWDMGLTIGHASRSLRQAVKAAKEDITIRTALLEARFLCGNRELFDTLMQRFDQDIVTGSAVDFITSKLEERDQRHARSGNRRYVVEPNIKDGKGGLRDLQTMFWIARYVYKVSSIEMMIERKILSRNEVRVFSYAQRFLWAVRCHLHLRAGREDDRLTFDAQIEIAPALGFADRSGLSGVERFMRRYYLAAKSVGNLTRIFCAAFAADFDTKPRSFLLRFRPRQAPKPFEVDAGRLTLPDSYSFRDDALLMMRMFETAQASGLDIHPDALRKLHGHLNLVDADFRHHPDANAMFLNILTSRESPERVLRLMNESGFIGKFIPDFGRIVAMMQFDMYHSYTVDEHTIFAMGILSGIEHGELAEIAPVATAAVKEVTLRKELYVALLLHDIAKGRGGDHSILGAEVARHVCPRLGLSEEETETVAWLVRFHLLMSETAFRYDLNDPMTITNFAAEVQSPERLNLLLVLTVADIRAVGPNVWNGWKAALMRDLYSRTMAHLRGENPDDTLRYLEGEAKTLLAERLSSRWTEDEISNHLDIFTTAYWTGFDAESHGRHAEMCRNHLAENKLLTIVMTSDLKRNATEVVIITADDAGLFSRIAGGLAAAGANIVDARITTRKDGLTLDAFWIQDQDKEAISDPQEQMKIRQSLEKTLTGMLDINAATDRRNRQTPARIRRITAPARVLVNNNASKTHTVIEINGKDAPGLLYKVTRKIAEMGLQIQTASVSTYGDRVVDVFYVKDGFGLKITSETRLKAIQQALLEVLKTSDPANQVAA, from the coding sequence ATGACCCGGCCCGAAACCAAATCTCCGCCCTGGCTCAAGGCGCTCAACCCGAGCGGCTATGCCGCCACTTGGTTTGAAGGGACCGGCTTTGCCGAAAAGGTAGAGGCAGAGATAAGCGCCATCACTGCCTTGCCTGAGGAAGATGACTTCCGGCCGGTGATGCTGACGGCCCTCAAGGATCTGCTCACCCATGGGCGCGAGCTGGTGGAAGCCGCGTTCCGTGAGGCCAATGACGGGGCGCTTTATGTTGGTGGAAATGCACTTGTTCTTGATGCCCTCATAAGGGCACTATTTGCCCGAATCACGAATGGGGAGGAAGGTGAACTTGCACTGGTGGCAACCGGAGGCTATGGCCGGGGTGAACTTGCACCTGCTTCTGATATTGATCTGCTTTTTCTCTCCTCGCGGCAGGCAGATAAAAAGATCACCAGCCAGATTGAAACAGCGCTCTATATTCTCTGGGACATGGGGCTGACGATTGGCCATGCTTCCCGCAGCCTGCGGCAGGCGGTCAAGGCGGCAAAAGAAGACATCACCATCCGCACGGCGCTTCTTGAGGCCAGGTTTCTTTGCGGCAACCGGGAGCTTTTCGATACCCTGATGCAGCGATTTGATCAGGATATCGTGACAGGGTCGGCGGTGGATTTTATCACAAGCAAACTTGAAGAACGTGACCAGCGCCATGCCAGAAGCGGTAACCGGCGCTATGTTGTCGAGCCGAACATCAAGGATGGCAAAGGCGGGTTGAGAGATCTTCAGACCATGTTCTGGATTGCCCGCTATGTCTACAAGGTCAGTTCCATCGAGATGATGATCGAGCGCAAAATCCTGAGCCGGAATGAGGTTCGGGTCTTTTCCTATGCCCAGCGGTTTCTCTGGGCGGTGCGCTGCCATCTGCATTTGCGCGCCGGGCGCGAAGACGATCGCCTGACCTTTGATGCCCAGATTGAGATTGCGCCGGCGCTGGGTTTCGCAGACCGGTCGGGGTTGAGCGGGGTTGAGCGGTTCATGCGCCGATATTATCTGGCGGCCAAGTCCGTCGGCAATCTTACACGAATTTTCTGCGCTGCCTTTGCTGCTGATTTCGATACCAAGCCCCGCAGTTTTCTGCTTCGTTTCCGGCCGCGACAGGCCCCGAAACCTTTTGAGGTGGACGCAGGAAGACTGACCCTTCCGGACAGTTACAGTTTTCGTGACGATGCGCTTCTGATGATGCGGATGTTCGAAACCGCGCAGGCGAGCGGGCTTGATATTCATCCCGATGCCCTGCGCAAGCTTCACGGACATCTCAACCTTGTCGATGCGGATTTTCGTCATCATCCTGACGCCAACGCGATGTTCCTTAATATTCTGACCAGTCGCGAAAGCCCGGAGCGGGTCCTCCGCCTGATGAACGAAAGCGGGTTCATCGGCAAGTTTATCCCGGATTTTGGCCGTATTGTTGCGATGATGCAGTTTGATATGTATCACAGCTACACCGTTGATGAGCACACGATCTTTGCCATGGGCATCCTCAGCGGGATCGAACATGGCGAACTGGCCGAGATCGCGCCGGTGGCAACCGCGGCGGTCAAGGAAGTGACCTTGCGCAAAGAGCTTTATGTTGCGCTTCTTCTCCATGATATCGCCAAGGGCAGGGGCGGGGATCATTCCATCCTCGGGGCTGAGGTTGCCCGCCATGTCTGCCCTCGGCTCGGGCTCAGCGAGGAAGAAACCGAAACCGTGGCCTGGCTGGTGCGTTTTCATCTGCTGATGAGCGAAACCGCCTTCCGTTATGATCTCAACGATCCGATGACCATCACCAATTTTGCTGCTGAAGTTCAGTCCCCTGAACGGCTCAACCTGCTTCTGGTGCTGACGGTGGCGGATATCCGGGCGGTGGGACCGAATGTATGGAACGGCTGGAAAGCGGCCTTGATGCGCGATCTCTACAGCCGCACCATGGCCCATCTTCGGGGCGAGAACCCGGATGACACGCTGAGATATCTTGAAGGGGAAGCCAAGACACTTTTGGCAGAGCGGCTGTCTTCACGTTGGACCGAGGACGAGATCAGCAACCATCTTGACATATTTACCACGGCCTACTGGACAGGGTTCGATGCCGAAAGCCATGGCCGCCATGCGGAAATGTGCCGAAACCATCTTGCCGAGAACAAGCTTCTTACAATTGTCATGACATCTGATCTGAAGCGAAACGCCACGGAAGTCGTCATTATCACCGCCGATGATGCCGGACTCTTTTCCCGCATTGCAGGAGGGCTGGCAGCCGCCGGAGCGAATATCGTCGATGCCCGCATCACCACCCGCAAAGACGGGCTGACCCTTGATGCGTTCTGGATTCAGGATCAGGACAAGGAGGCTATCAGCGACCCGCAGGAACAGATGAAGATCAGGCAAAGCCTCGAGAAGACGTTAACCGGTATGCTGGACATCAACGCCGCCACGGATCGCCGGAACCGCCAGACACCTGCCCGGATCAGGCGGATAACGGCCCCTGCCCGGGTCTTGGTCAATAACAACGCCAGCAAGACCCACACGGTGATTGAGATCAACGGCAAGGATGCGCCGGGGCTTCTCTACAAGGTCACGCGGAAGATCGCCGAAATGGGGCTGCAGATTCAGACTGCCAGCGTATCCACCTATGGTGATCGGGTGGTGGATGTGTTTTATGTCAAGGATGGTTTCGGGCTCAAAATCACGTCTGAGACCAGGCTTAAGGCAATCCAGCAGGCGTTGCTTGAAGTCCTCAAGACAAGCGATCCCGCCAATCAGGTGGCCGCATGA
- the mutS gene encoding DNA mismatch repair protein MutS → MSTAEDKSILTTLPEASASGITPMLAQYIDVKTAHPDSLLFYRMGDFYELFFGDAVEAARALDITLTRRGKVDGRDVPMCGVPFHAAEAYLSRLIRQGFRVAICEQSENPETAKKRGNKGPLKRDVVRIVTPGTLVEDEFLPPRENNFLAALGEAGGASSLAWVDLSTGEIMVESIDGDRLEESLARLQAAEIIVSDRPEADHPFTDGETHGLAGCVSIRPARDFDSTAGERRLCEVYGVSTLDGMAMLTRSDCAAAGALVRYLDQTQKGRALRFRPIRKRASAGILEMDPASRRSLEITRTLAGKTQGSLLSAIDDTATAAGARLLAARIAAPLTDPDAINSRLDLVEVLKSDPVFRDGAAAALKVMPDLERALSRLGLGHGGPRDIDAIGRGIGQAQLLAEAIDRRVSTLIAAEPLEQMAVSFRAPAALADQISTTLGEHLPLLARDGGYIRPGFHAGLDDLRALRDESKRLIAGLQAKYCETTGISSLKIKHNNVLGYHIEVRSTHADAMLADERFIHRQTTAQALRFSTTELAELEREMSGAADRALAVELELFSALADDVLASADAIRALAHDAARLDVAAASARLAERWNYCRPELDTSTEFHIQNGRHPVVEQMLGKMDDHPFIANTCHLSAADRIWLLTGPNMAGKSTFLRQNALIAVMAQAGFYVPAESAVIGMVDRLFCRVGASDDLATGRSTFMVEMVETAAILNRTGERSLVILDEIGRGTATYDGLSLAWAVVEYLHEVNRCRTLFATHYHELNALERSLEALSTHAMTVREWQGDIVFLHEVAPGGADRSYGIHVARIAGIPAPVLERAEAVLESLTEENAPLSASAVDDLPLFSIETRDPPTARHREETEAVLTYLDELLPDTMTPLEALEALYALKKYRDQSG, encoded by the coding sequence ATGAGCACCGCTGAAGACAAATCTATCCTCACCACCCTTCCCGAGGCAAGTGCCAGCGGCATTACACCCATGCTGGCCCAGTATATCGACGTCAAGACCGCGCATCCAGACAGCCTCCTGTTCTACCGTATGGGAGATTTTTATGAGCTGTTTTTCGGCGATGCCGTTGAAGCCGCGCGGGCGCTGGATATCACCCTGACCCGGCGAGGCAAGGTCGATGGCCGTGATGTGCCGATGTGCGGCGTGCCGTTTCATGCGGCAGAAGCATATCTGTCGCGCCTGATCAGGCAGGGGTTCCGGGTGGCGATATGTGAGCAGAGCGAAAATCCCGAAACCGCCAAGAAGCGCGGCAACAAAGGCCCGCTCAAGCGTGATGTTGTGCGTATTGTAACGCCAGGGACGCTGGTCGAAGATGAATTTCTACCGCCGCGTGAAAACAATTTCCTCGCCGCCTTGGGGGAAGCCGGTGGGGCATCCTCTCTTGCCTGGGTTGACCTCAGCACCGGTGAGATTATGGTGGAAAGCATCGACGGGGATCGCCTGGAAGAAAGCCTCGCTCGTCTTCAGGCTGCCGAGATTATTGTCAGCGATCGGCCGGAGGCAGACCATCCTTTTACCGATGGCGAAACCCACGGGCTTGCAGGCTGCGTCTCGATCCGCCCGGCCCGTGATTTTGACAGCACCGCCGGGGAAAGGCGGCTTTGCGAAGTTTACGGTGTTTCCACCCTTGACGGAATGGCGATGCTGACGCGGTCGGACTGCGCAGCGGCCGGGGCGCTGGTGCGATATCTCGATCAGACCCAGAAAGGTCGCGCCTTGCGGTTTCGCCCGATCCGGAAAAGAGCCAGTGCCGGGATTCTCGAAATGGATCCGGCCAGTCGGCGATCTCTTGAAATTACAAGGACACTTGCAGGCAAGACGCAAGGCAGCCTTCTTTCAGCGATCGATGATACCGCAACAGCGGCGGGCGCCCGGCTTCTTGCCGCACGGATTGCCGCGCCCCTGACGGATCCGGATGCAATCAATTCAAGGCTTGATCTGGTTGAAGTGCTGAAATCGGACCCGGTCTTTCGGGATGGTGCGGCCGCCGCACTCAAGGTGATGCCTGATCTGGAGCGTGCCCTGTCGCGTCTCGGTCTCGGGCATGGCGGGCCAAGGGATATCGATGCAATCGGCCGCGGGATAGGCCAGGCACAACTGCTGGCCGAGGCGATTGACCGCCGTGTTTCAACCCTCATCGCTGCCGAACCGCTTGAGCAGATGGCCGTGAGTTTCCGGGCACCGGCAGCGCTTGCCGACCAGATCAGCACCACCTTGGGGGAACACCTGCCCCTTCTTGCCCGTGACGGCGGTTATATCCGGCCGGGGTTTCATGCGGGCCTTGACGATCTGCGGGCCCTGCGGGATGAAAGCAAGAGGCTCATTGCAGGCTTGCAGGCAAAGTACTGCGAGACTACAGGCATCTCATCCCTCAAGATCAAGCATAACAATGTCCTTGGCTATCACATTGAAGTCCGAAGCACCCATGCCGATGCCATGCTCGCGGATGAGCGGTTCATTCACCGGCAGACGACAGCCCAGGCATTGAGGTTTTCCACAACCGAACTTGCTGAACTCGAACGTGAGATGAGTGGTGCGGCAGACAGGGCCTTGGCGGTGGAGCTCGAACTTTTCTCAGCCCTTGCCGATGATGTGCTGGCTTCGGCCGATGCGATCCGTGCTCTTGCCCATGATGCTGCCCGTCTCGATGTTGCTGCCGCTTCCGCCCGGCTGGCTGAACGCTGGAACTATTGCCGGCCGGAATTGGACACATCCACCGAGTTTCACATTCAGAATGGCCGTCATCCGGTGGTGGAACAGATGCTGGGAAAAATGGATGATCATCCGTTTATTGCCAATACCTGCCATCTTTCAGCCGCAGACCGTATCTGGCTTCTTACCGGCCCCAATATGGCGGGGAAATCAACCTTTCTTCGGCAGAATGCCCTCATTGCCGTGATGGCCCAGGCGGGGTTTTATGTTCCGGCAGAATCCGCCGTGATCGGGATGGTGGATCGGCTTTTTTGCCGCGTCGGCGCCTCGGATGATCTCGCCACAGGACGTTCCACGTTCATGGTGGAAATGGTGGAAACCGCGGCAATCCTGAACCGGACAGGAGAAAGATCACTCGTTATTCTTGATGAAATCGGCCGGGGAACCGCGACCTATGACGGGTTGTCACTGGCCTGGGCCGTGGTGGAATACCTGCATGAGGTCAATCGATGCCGGACACTTTTCGCCACCCATTATCACGAACTCAACGCGCTTGAGCGGAGTCTTGAAGCCCTTTCGACCCATGCCATGACGGTCCGGGAATGGCAGGGAGATATCGTCTTCCTTCACGAAGTTGCCCCCGGAGGCGCGGACCGGTCTTACGGGATACATGTGGCGCGCATTGCGGGGATACCTGCGCCGGTCCTCGAACGGGCCGAAGCGGTGCTGGAAAGCCTGACCGAAGAAAACGCGCCTCTCAGCGCATCGGCGGTGGATGATCTGCCGCTGTTTTCCATCGAGACCCGTGATCCGCCAACGGCCAGGCATCGGGAGGAAACCGAGGCCGTGCTGACCTATCTTGATGAGCTCTTGCCCGATACCATGACCCCGCTTGAAGCACTTGAGGCACTTTATGCGCTCAAGAAATACCGTGATCAGTCCGGATAA